Below is a genomic region from Zea mays cultivar B73 chromosome 9, Zm-B73-REFERENCE-NAM-5.0, whole genome shotgun sequence.
CTGAATGCAAGCCATTCTCAATTCACCTTCCGGCAGTTGAATCTGACCTCCGTCGGCGTTCCGGCCGCCGGCGCAAGACCGCCCATCTTCACCATCGCCTTGGCAAAGTCGGTGGCGAACATGCGGGCGTTGCCGCTGTACTTCCTGACCAGCGCATCCTGCGGCCCGCCGTTGAAGAGCTCCTGGTCCGAGTGCAGCAGGCCGCGCTGCGCCATCAGGTTCGTGTAGTAGGCGTTGTCGAAGGCGTCAGGCGTCTGGTCGTCGAACGGCGCGAGGTTGCCGTCGCCGCCGCTCTGCGGGCACGTCTGCTGCCGCGCCGCCGCGAAGGAGGCGTTGACGTTCTGGTCGGTGTAGATGCGCCCGCGGAAGAAGAGGCAGCGCGCGCGCCCCACGGTGTGCGCGCCGGAGAGCGCCGTCATGTCGCGCGCCGAGAGCCCCTTGGCCGCGAACGCGGCCACGAGGGACGCGGCGCCGGAGCCCGGGCCCGGGAGGTTGGCGTTGGCCGCGCTCTGGCTCGCCGCGCGCGAGTCCTTCCGGCCGAGCTGCACGTTCCATGTGGGGCCTCCGAgctgcattgcattgcattgcgTGCGGATCAGCGTCGGTTCTGGACACTGGATTATTACGGTCGTGTTGTTGTTGTGTTAGCAGCAACAGACGAACTAACTGACCAAGTCCACGGCGTCACGAGACGCCAAGGCGACGATGTCGGCGCACGACACGGTGCCCTTGCAGGCTGCTTCGACCTGCGTCTTGATGGCGTCGATCACCTCGTACCCGCGGACGGAGTTGGTGTTCGCTCCGGCGTTCTTCTCGCCGGTGAACGTCGAAGTGTCATCCAGGAGGATGGACGCGTCACAACCCTGCGCGCGCACATGCATGTCAGTGGTTCCGCGCACTGCACACTGACGTCTGATGAGTGGCAGCCTAGGCTAACCGGATGGCAATATAGGATATTAAATGTGACCGACATTGACGAAACAGTCGTGGAAGAAGAGGCGGATGATGGAGGCGCCCATCCTGGGCTCCTTGGCGACCGCCTGCTCCATCACCGACCGCACGATGGCGGCCACGCTGGGGCACGACTTGGCGTAGAACTTGGTCGAGAGCTTCCCATGGCCATGGGACGGAAGAAGCAGGCAGAGCAGCAGAGTAAACAGAGCAACGCTTCTAGCCAACGACGTGCCCATTTCTGGCTCAGCCCACTACGTACTGAAGCAGAGCAGGAAGTGACACTGCCCATTTTTGTGGATTTATAGCGCTGGACCGCCCGTACACGCTACAATCTGTTGCTCGTGGTGTACGCCGCTATTGACGGCAGTGATTGGTGGACGGCTGGACGCTCATGGTGGCCTTGGTTGCGGTTGTGCGCGGCGCACCACCGTGCCAGGCATGAGGCATCCAGCACCGGCCGGCGACGGAGCGGGCGCATCAGGCTGGGTCGGTCCTGGCTTTGGGGGAACAAAGCGGGAGGGTGACCCTGGAACCGCGGTTGCTTTGCGCTCTCTTTCCTGCCTGCCGTCTTTGCGTGCAGTGGGAAGGTTCGGAACATGATAGAAAGGTACCTAAAACCCTGCATTTTAGATGCTTTTTTGCTTGCGACTGTATAGTGGGTGCCTCCTGCCTCGGTTCATTGCTCAATCCGGTCTTCGGGCGTTATAGAAGGATACTCTAAGCATTCTGACGAAGCATTGCTAGGTCTCCATTCGCCATATTATTCGTGATTTCTGACCATACTTCTGTCCAAGAAGGATGTAATTATAGGTCACGTGCTAGTTAAAGTGGTTCGTGTTCAACCAAAATTCAATTAAATACTATTCACATTTAACATGTTAGATTAATTTACAATGAAACTATATTTCATAATTAATCTAATAATATTTATTTGCTATTACAATATCAATCTCAGTTAGTGTTTTACGAAAGTTTCATGGGTATTACATATGATGACATAACGTTATATTGATAAAAAAAATAGATGATAAAAGTTTTATAAGAGCGGAGAGAGTTTCGTGTGGGCAAAACTCTTCTGCACTCTTTCTAAAATATATGTGTTATAAACTAGGACATACAATCCTTAGTAAGATTGGTTAAGATATTAATTATTTTTTATTTATAATTGATCAAACTTAATATAATAAAACATGATGTTTTCTAAAAAATTGGGACTGTTGAtcatttgttctcaaatgctgtaaaTCAAGAACAAGATAACATAATTGTTAAAATccaaggaccttcgtcctccgaagtattatctcctatcggatataataatcttcagacgaaggtcatgaatgacATGCCTTCACGATTGATAAGAATTAAAATACATAAAGGCATTGAATGTAATCTATTGACTCATACACATATATATTTCATAATACACACATGAGCATTAGCAgagtttatattacattgataccttcggtttGTTCGAAGGTGAAGACACCAGAAGAtgattacaaatcagcgtgaacagtacggtgcaactgttcatctatttataggcacgagacacagcccgagtaaaagtacatttatgcccttgaGTATCACCTATAGGCATAACACGAATCATTAAGGATTGaatagtctttgtcccttttcggTTATCATCATATTAAATCTTCGTCGCCACATCAAGCCGAagctcttcggctatagcttcgtCGTCCATTCTAATTACCTTCGGGCTACATCTTCACCCTACCACGACAGAAAAccttcattcttaagccgaaaccCCCCTGAAACGatccatgtcatactgaaaacatatggttagtctcgtttttgaggaccttcggaagaggaaggcccccaacagggacATTTGTGATTATCTCTCTGGTCTTGGAATTGTTATTTTATCCCTCTGTTTGGAAAGCGAAGCTCTCTTGTACCCTTGCGCCATTACATGCAGTTAACATTGTTAGATCTAAtatgaaaaaataaaaaatgccCATGAAATTTATTGTGATTTTACTCcttcgtaatattatatgtgttggggtcttcttctccgccgaaggtcctcaagacaaagacACATCAGCAAAGTGATTCTGAAGACTTTCTTTttctgccgaaggtccccaagacGAAGATCTCGTTTGGAAGCAACAACGACAAGTGCCGAAGCTGGCACTAGCTTCGGCTTAGACCAAACAGATGAGGAAAAGACTAACTAGTACCTAGTGGTTTATGTTATGTTTATGAACAAATGTTAAAGgctataaatgtacttttacccgggttgcgtcccgtgcctataaataggtgaacaatatccATGTACTGTTCACTCTGGATTGTAAtcattctcgcatcaacaccttcaaacaagccgaaggtatcaatgtgttGTAAACTTTGTTGATATTCATGTGTATATTATGAAATACGAATGTGAACGAACCAATGAGTTATATTTATTATCTTTATGTATTCTTATTTATccataaaatgatgaaggtacttccttcatgacctttgtctgatgatcattatgtcCGAGAGGaggtaatgcttcggaggacgaaggtccttaatatttAACAATTGTGAGGAAGactttcagctcaaggactaccctcataatgatgcaatggtcatatcttgtgtcatcaaggggttcCTGGTGCACATCATCCTTgtagacacaggcagtgcagcagatatcatctttgcaaaagcTTTTAGGCAGATGTAGGAGCAGGATGATAAGAtatatgatgcaacacaccccctatgtggcttcggaggaaggcagatagtggcactcgataagataacaatgccaatcaccttcggttatgttcataacacaaggacagagaaagttgtttttgacattgttgatatggaatatcccctacaatgcaatcattgatcGGGAAACATTAAATGCCTtccaagcaatacttcatccagtatatctatgcatgaagataccatccgACCAGGGTCCCATAGGTATGGAagtcaagaggctgctagaagggttgaaggaaactggacagattcaaaggccatccataacatagatgaagctgaagctcatcaacagtataagcataaaagagataAGGTTGTCTCAACAGACcaaccgaagcccatgcttctgtgtgaagacatagccgagcagaaggtgttgctggggtcTCAATTGTCTAGTGAACAAGAAAAAACTTTGttgaggtttctgttcaacaacaaggatgtctttgcttggtcagctaatgatctttgtggtgtcaacagagatgtcattgagcacccACTTAATGTAGATCCGGCTATCATGCCAAAGaagcaaaagcttcggaagatgtccgatgataaagctgaaggtgcaagAAACAAAGTTAAAAGACTCCGGAGTGAGTAATTAGAGaggtaacatatccagagtggtttgccaatactgtgatggtgaagaaggctaatggaaagtggaggatgtgcattgattttacggatctcaacaaggcatgtgcgaaggatgagttccctttgccaagaatagattcccttgtggatgcagcagctacttcggagctcatgagtctattggattgcTATTTAGGTTATAATCAAATCTGgacgaagaaggaagatgagcctaagacaagcttcataacccctagtgggacctattgctaccttcggatgcccgaggggctcaagaatgttgaAGGAAGCTTCAGTAGGATGACTACCAAAGTCCTTAGCCCTCAGATTGGCAGGAATGTTCtaacatatgtcgatgatatcatagtgaaaagtaccaagcaagaaaatcacatcgccgatttacaagaaacatttgccaattttagaaAGGTCGGCCTCAAGCTCAACCTAGAGAAatatgtcttcggagtgaagaaggggaaattgctTGGGTGCCTAgtgtcaacaaaaggaattgaagctaacccaaacaaGATAGAATCTATACTTCGGATGTGTCACACctggttctgggggcaaaaccgaatgcatagcatacgtgggccaggatccattttccacaaatatattgacgtcacaagtgtaatatatcaaaagacaatgcagtaAAGACGTAAagggagtagagtaactttattacatcaactggatcattgtatctttaacaagtatcacaatCAAAGTATGACGGAATTAAACATGGACAATCTTCCATAGGAAgatgactggcgcatcgttagactcagaactcatcaacatcatcagcgtagtcttcagcatcaccctctgatcaaaatattaccaagggtgagctcacttatggtcggggctcagcaagtgggggaaaattaatgcaagttaacaaggtaggctatggataagcagtaatcattttagttggtcaatattttattagcaacacctatcttactaataagtgtgtatcccaaatatcccaattagtCAAAGGTAATAGATtatatcaaaagcacttaagtgaaatcacttaagcaaaccattggtagatcatcagatcttgatttattgtccatctttaagtttaattatcatgtgagggtccaggttgctcttaaccgtgagcatggctgacatatcagttttacactctgcataggtggtgcaactttacccacaagccatgtatcccatttaGCCTAGGTTGATCGGAACCGTAAACActgtcgaggtgaatggctagggatccattattagGCTTTCACAAAACATCCTTAGtataaagccacccgctaaggtttccacgtcagtattgatggcccactgggtgaggtaactttgccaagactaccaccccatgttaacatgagctgccaccaaacaatttccgccccctcttgcccatctttcaggtagggttcctaagcactaagtctatagagttaattaccaaagccagagccatgatagcactcatggttgcactgttagcctgggtggtcactccattttCCATTTAACACACAATTTTCttatttaaccatcgggttaacaacataaTAAACTTTATTTtcggaacatagtatcattaaaagagtgacatcatgttCATCAAGTTGggcaatagcaaaaattgctaagcaaagtatttatcccagggtaattcaaggaatagggttggtaattctaggaaatccttatttaggcaaatcccatcaaattatgcaatatatccaaaaaataaacattattatatgcattacttgggtacaaatagaatatgcagagggagaatccacttgccttaatACATCGCACAATTATACCCATAAATACGTCTTAAAacataaatacttattaattcattatGACTACTGCGAGTTattattggtgaaaatatgagtaagtgactatgacactagttttatctagtataatatagataaacATGTATTGACAAACTTTATGgaaaattattttctttattactaataatagacttttgagttttattctttttctttctaaatggaaattatacgtatagctaaaaatatttatttataaatctccaaacattaatattctaagaattaatgtaaattactaattggacttttagtaacctaatcatggttattatgacataagtagatattttactaattctaagtaattaattgctatacttatgaatacatttatcatgactagtaaaaTCTATATTTTCATCTGACTGAAAATACATGGCTTATTATTTATTCCACTCActtatatcaataaaattatATTTAAACCACTACTAACAAATGTCATTCCATGTGCTAAATCGTAAacgtttctagtatgaaaatcaccaagttagtgacTAGTGACATAATTTATTTTTTGAAATATAAAATAATACACATGTCCAAAATATTGTTACGGGGCTTGTTTACGATTACACGTATACATCGGAGTCTCTTTTCGATAATTTCTAAACTGAAAATCTCGGAATTAATTTAATTTACAAAACCAGGGACTAAAATGGAAAATTGGCGTTCTTCTACCTTGAGCTTGTGCTCGCGCGTAGGGGGtcggcgagcaggggaggggctcGGCCAGGCAGGGAGCAGGCGAGGGGCTCGGCGTCGGGGTGGCCGAGAACGGGCGCGGCTCTAGCATGCAGGacgaggtggcggagctccggcgGTCAGtggcgtcgcgagagagagagagagagagagagagagagagagagagagagagagagagagagggagaacaAGGCAGGTCGGGGAGGGAGAGAAGGGAGGAGAGGTTGGGTGGGCTTtgtagagagaggagaggagagggagagccgGGGAGAGAAACAGTCGTCCGTCAATGGCCATTAACGGCCATTAATGCCATTGAGGGGGGAGAGAACgtgggggagggagaggagaggttgcggCGGTTTTCGGCTCGGGCGTGGCGCGGACGTCGAGGGCGCGTGGTCGGGCGCGGGTCGGCCGGGCGCTCGGCGCGCGTGGCCAGGCAGCGACGGGGGgggaggagggagggagagaggaggggccCGGATGGGCCCCACctgtaagagagagagagagggggagggaggtggGCGCGCTAATGGGCCTAGTGGGCCAAATCGGTCGGCTAGGGTTTCtggttttttctttttttcttttctatttaaaaatataaatatatatatttttaaataattctaaaaatcataataattatttcaaaattatttataactaaaatatttatttttggatcaatatttctatattaattaattgaATTTTAAATATGAAAGAAATTCTACTAAACATCcaaaaatcaaatatgagcaaacaaaattactCTAAATGCCAATAAAAACTAAAACTTGAAAGAAAAATTCATTACCGTATTTACCATTAATaatctaaatgtattatttttagttgatgcttTTGTTAGTGTTACAATTCTACCCCctaaaagaatcttgtcctcaAGATTAAGGAACTTCTAAGAATAACTAGGGGAATTCTGCTATGAGTTTATCTTCTCTTTactaagtggcctcatcttccgaatgatgactccactgaactttacacatgttgataactttactccatgtaattctgcgagatgtttccaaaattctgatagggtactccaaataagtcaaatcctccttAACATTGAGTTCTTCCATATGTAATTGTTCTTTcggtactcttaagcatttcttaggttgtgacacatgaaatacgtcatgcacatccgacaaactatcgggtagctctaactggtacgctacttcaccttttctttccaaaatcttgaacgggccaatgtagcgaggatatagtttacccttaaccttaaatcttttcatgcctgtcatcggtgaaactttaaggtatacgaagtaTCCTACTTCAaatatcaactctcttcttctattatcagcatagcttttctgtctcgactgtgttgttttcaaattctctctgataatctgtacttgcttttctgcttcttggagaatttctggaccaaatacttgactttctccggtctgattccattaaagcggtgttctacactttcgtccataaagtgcttcaaatggtacCATTTTTAGTCTTGCCtagtaactattgttatacgagaattctgcataaggcaaacttttatcccagtttctaccatgctttagagcgcaagctcttatcatatcttccaacacttggtttgttctttccatTTGCCCATTCGTTTGcgaatgataagctgaactaaagtttagcttggtatccatggactcatgtagtcttttccaaaagcgcgaggtaaattgggttcctcgatctgatacgattttctttggtactccatgcagacaaacattcttgtcatgtacaactctgctaactgggctcctgagtaagttgtcttcacatgTATAAAGTGtaccactttagtcaacctgtccactataacccatactgaatcatagccatcccgagtatggggtagtccaactatgaaatccatactgatttcttcccatttccattctggtaccttaagaggttgtagtaatcctgctggtctttggtgttcggctttaaatcattgacacacatcacatagtgcaacatgagtagccacatctcttttcaaaccgtaccaccaatactttcctttagatcctggtacatcttagtacttccaaggtgaatagaataagccgaatcatgagcttctcttaaaataagttggcgtaggtgctcgatttctggtacacatattctctttttaaaccatattgtgccttgttcatcttctatGAAATCTAGGGCTTTACCCAAATTAATCTGTGCCTTAAAttccttgattttctcatcagattCCTGTCCTTTATGAATCTCCTGTTCCAAAGTGGATTCcacttccataactgttgcttccatattattgagcataccaagattgagttgttccatttcccagcacaattcctgtgacatcaaatgagtagtgatgctgttcacttgacctttacggctcaaagcatctaccactacatttgctttacctgggtgatattgtatttccaaatcataatccttgattaaatCAAGCCATGttctctgtcttaggttgagttctttttgcgtaaagatgtatttcaagcttttgtgatctgtgaagattttacacttgtttctagtcatgtagtgcctccaaatcttcaaagcgtgcactacggcagctaattccaaatcatgcgtaggataattcttctcatgcttccataactgccttgaagcataagcaatcactttttcttctttcattaacacacattcaagtcctagatgtgatgcatcgcaatacacatcaaatcctttaTGAATATCAGGCATAATTAACACTGGTGCAGTGGTTAGCCTTTCCTCTAATTCCTCTAAacatttctgacatgcttcatcccacttaaactctttacctttctccaacagtgaagtaaggggtttcactatttaggagaagccttcgataaatcttctgtagtatcctgctAATCCAAGGAAACTCCTAATCTTGGACACATCTGTGGGTTGTTTCCAATTTAGTTTTTCACTTATTTTTCCGGGGTCTACTTTGATTCCTCCATTGGTGATAATAGGACCTAGGAAAGcgacttccttcagccaaaaatcacacttcgaaaaTTTTGCATACAACTGATTGTCACGAAGTTTCTGTAGAACTAATCTCAGATGATCCTCATGTGCTTCTTCATTATGAGAGTATACTGTATGtagtcgatgaataccaccacaaactgatCAAGGTATTCCATGaacactttattcatcaagttcataaggtaagttggtgcattagtcagtccaaaagacatgactaaaaactcatatagtccatatcttgtGGTGAAAGCTGTTTTAGGTATATCTTTAGTCCGTATCTTCAATTGATGATAGCCTGGTCTTAGATCTATTTTTGAGAATACtttagctcctctcatctgatcaaacagatcttcaatccgaggtaacggGTACTTATTCTTAATCGTTACTTCATTCAAgcttctatagtccacacacattctccttgaaccatctttcttgttcacaaatagaactaGGGCTCCCCATGGAGACGAACTAGGGCGAATAAAACCAttatctagtaattcttctatttgtttcttccgttcaattaaatctttgacatccattcggtaagctctttttgaaattggtgcggttccgggtagtagttcaatagaaaactctatatcacgatcaggtggcatacctggtaattcttccGAAAATACGTCTAGGAATTCACACACTATCCTGATGTGCTCCAAAGATTTTTCTTCCAACTGATTTATCATTGCCTCTGCTTTTGCTGGCATACTGACATTGACTtcaattctttctccttgcggGCTGGTTAATGTAACCATCCTTTTAGCATAGGATATTACTCCACCATACTTGGTCAAGTAATCTATTTCGAGTATCACATCGATTCCACTTGATTCCAAAATTATCAGCTCTACTAGAAAGCTTAGGCCTCTAATTTCAATCTTAGTCTTAGGGCATGAGTGAGTGGCTCTAAGTTCACCTCCTGGCGATCGAATTAATAGTTTCTTCTTCAAGGGGTAGTTTGGTATATTATGTTTTTCCACGAATGAGTTTATTACGAAGGAGTGAGATGatccagaatcaaataaaacagatgcaggtatggagttaataagaaacataccatacaccacgtcggcATCCTTAGGAACTAATTCTACTATCACATGATTGACTCTTCCTCTACTATAGTTCTACGGAGTCTTGTTTTGTGTAGATCCATGAACAGGTGTGTTCTGGTCAGTCCTCTGGTTGTTGTTCTTCTGGGGTGTCTGTTGATTACGCCTTGGGCGgttgttggcatagtggccaAGTTCGCCACACTTGAAACAACCATTGGGTTGGGCTGGGGTAGTTGTGTTGTTATTCTTGGCCGATGTGTTCATGGCGCTTCCTTGATGATTCTGATGTTGCCCACTAGACCTTTGGCCGGTCTGAGTGCTGCTTCTCTGCTGGTTCTGGTATTGGCTGCTCCTCTGACCTTGTTGTCCAGAGCGCTGTGCTTGATAGTTGTTGTTCCCACTCTAGTTTTCGGAGCGGAACTGAGAACCTTGGGAGTTGTTTTGCTGGGTATTTCTGCTGGTCTGCCCTTGGTACTTCCTCTTGTGATTTGACAGCTCTTtccttttgctttcaaggccaattgccttgtttagCAAATTCTGGAAGTTGGGAAAGTTGTGGCTCTATAATTGGTAAttcaagggtccaataaagccttACAAGAAACGTTCTTAGCGCTTCTCGTCAGTGTCCACTTCCTCTGGGGCGTAACGTGAAAGCTGGGTGAAGCAATCATGGTACTCATTAACGGTCATGTTCCCTTCAgtgagggaaaggaactccttcttctttaGCTTCATGATTCCCGAGGGAGTATGATGAGCACGGAAGTtcacttggaactcctgccaggttatggCATCAACATTGGTGTGTGCCgcggtgaaggcatcccaccaatcggacgcgGCTCTTTCAAGTCTTCCTGAAGCATACAAGACCTTCTCTCGGTCATTGCATTGGGTGATGTCTaacttctttccaatgaccttaagccagtcatcggcatccaaaggGTCCACTGCATGAGAGAAAGCAagcgggtgatgactcatgaaatcCTGATGCTTATCTCTAGCCTGGGGTGcgtgttgctgttgttgttggtACTACTGGTTTTGTTGATTCTGTTGAATCTGCTATACTGAAGCtgtgagtccttgcagaagttGCATTTGCGCTGCGATGAACTGATCCATCATGGggttgggtggtggtggtggcaactgctgaccaCACTAGTTCTGATGGTTATTGGGAACTGATCGAGTGTTCACCATCTGTTTGGTTAGAAAGTGCACTCCCGGGGTAAGTGAGGAGTATAAAAGATTCTAGGGGAATAGCTTATTATTAatgttatatattttttattctcttatggccatcattccataagaccattacactcaagcaaaaatccaaatcaaacatttcaagcaacaccatcacatggttgttgtTATTATTAATAGTGTAATAAAGGTGTTTTCGTCTAACGCAAACATTAACTTATTACAACATAAATGAAAAATCTAAAGCAGCCTGGTGATGGATCCTGGTTCTCCATAGCGGATCCTCTTGCAGGGAGGGGATAACACCATAACAGGGACTTGAACTTCAGGGGGATTTCTTCCATCAAGCTAAGCTTCCAGGGCTGCGATC
It encodes:
- the LOC100280862 gene encoding Peroxidase 52 precursor; amino-acid sequence: MGTSLARSVALFTLLLCLLLPSHGHGKLSTKFYAKSCPSVAAIVRSVMEQAVAKEPRMGASIIRLFFHDCFVNGCDASILLDDTSTFTGEKNAGANTNSVRGYEVIDAIKTQVEAACKGTVSCADIVALASRDAVDLLGGPTWNVQLGRKDSRAASQSAANANLPGPGSGAASLVAAFAAKGLSARDMTALSGAHTVGRARCLFFRGRIYTDQNVNASFAAARQQTCPQSGGDGNLAPFDDQTPDAFDNAYYTNLMAQRGLLHSDQELFNGGPQDALVRKYSGNARMFATDFAKAMVKMGGLAPAAGTPTEVRFNCRKVN